In Ruminococcaceae bacterium BL-4, one DNA window encodes the following:
- the fliY gene encoding L-cystine-binding protein FliY, which yields MKKILSLVLATATVMALSACGSSSNSSASTAASSAAASTASKDTLVLGCDVNFAPMGFKDGDNVVGFDIDLAKAVIEDKMGKKLVIQPIDWSSKEAELDTGKVDLLWNGLTITDERKEKMCFSKPYMENKQVIVVKKGSDIKNKADLNGKNVVMQKESTAVDAWKDAGITANVTELKDNVLCLNEISTGRADAAIMDSVVANYYLAKQADQYPFVILDDSLANELYGVAVKKGNEALMEEIQKALDETISDGTAAKIATNWFGSDTMYKG from the coding sequence ATGAAAAAGATACTTTCTTTGGTACTCGCGACCGCTACCGTAATGGCGTTGTCCGCTTGCGGCAGTAGTTCCAATAGTTCTGCATCAACGGCGGCTTCTTCTGCGGCTGCTTCTACAGCAAGCAAAGACACCTTAGTTTTAGGCTGCGATGTCAATTTTGCACCGATGGGATTTAAAGATGGAGACAATGTCGTTGGTTTTGATATTGATCTTGCAAAGGCAGTTATTGAGGACAAGATGGGCAAAAAGCTTGTGATTCAGCCCATCGACTGGAGCTCCAAAGAAGCAGAACTCGATACTGGAAAAGTGGACCTGCTTTGGAACGGCCTGACCATCACTGATGAACGCAAAGAAAAAATGTGTTTCTCAAAGCCCTATATGGAAAACAAACAGGTAATTGTCGTCAAGAAAGGTTCCGACATTAAAAACAAAGCCGATCTCAATGGCAAAAATGTCGTCATGCAAAAGGAATCCACGGCAGTTGATGCTTGGAAAGACGCCGGAATTACCGCGAATGTAACAGAGCTCAAAGACAACGTTCTGTGCCTGAATGAAATTTCTACCGGACGTGCAGACGCTGCCATTATGGATTCAGTCGTTGCCAATTATTATCTTGCCAAGCAAGCCGATCAGTATCCTTTCGTCATTCTTGATGATTCTCTTGCAAATGAGCTTTACGGAGTTGCTGTAAAAAAAGGAAACGAAGCTCTCATGGAAGAAATTCAGAAAGCACTTGACGAGACAATCAGCGATGGAACCGCTGCAAAGATTGCAACCAACTGGTTCGGCTCTGATACGATGTACAAAGGCTGA
- the yecS gene encoding Inner membrane amino-acid ABC transporter permease protein yecS gives MDFSVMFQQLCKGSLVTMQLFIIVLPLSLILGILVMLGVRCSIKPVRWLFEFYIYILRGTPLLLQMLILFYGLYYIPGIGPHLVITSRSFACTLAFTLNYAAYFAEIFRGGLLAVDPGQYEASKVLGLSKSQMYLHVVFPQMFRVALPSTANETITLVKDTSLIFALGIEELLQNATNIVNSQATFVPYVFAAIFYLVLTTIPSVIFKKLEKKFNF, from the coding sequence ATGGACTTTTCCGTCATGTTCCAACAACTATGCAAGGGATCTTTGGTAACCATGCAGCTTTTTATCATTGTACTCCCGTTATCTTTAATCCTCGGCATTTTGGTGATGCTTGGTGTTCGCTGTTCGATTAAGCCAGTTCGTTGGCTTTTTGAATTTTACATCTATATTCTTCGCGGAACACCTTTGCTTCTGCAGATGCTGATCTTATTTTACGGGCTTTATTACATACCGGGAATCGGCCCTCATTTAGTCATTACAAGCCGTTCATTTGCCTGTACACTAGCGTTCACCTTAAACTATGCCGCTTATTTTGCTGAAATTTTCCGCGGCGGACTTTTAGCGGTTGACCCCGGGCAGTACGAAGCTTCTAAAGTACTTGGCCTTTCCAAAAGTCAAATGTATCTGCATGTTGTTTTTCCGCAAATGTTCCGGGTTGCACTGCCTTCTACCGCAAATGAAACGATCACGCTTGTAAAAGACACTTCGCTGATTTTTGCGCTCGGAATTGAAGAGCTGCTGCAGAATGCCACCAACATTGTCAACTCTCAGGCAACCTTTGTCCCCTATGTTTTTGCCGCTATCTTCTATTTGGTTCTGACCACTATTCCATCTGTTATTTTCAAAAAACTAGAAAAGAAATTTAATTTTTAA
- the artR gene encoding high affinity arginine ABC transporter (ATP-binding protein) (Evidence 2a : Function from experimental evidences in other organisms; PubMedId : 10939241, 11423008; Product type t : transporter), producing MMPVLKAKNLKKSFGDLCVLRDISFEVEKGEVVAVIGPSGGGKSTLLRSLIDLEKIDGGSIWIDEDPLVENGVYRKPSEIMAATEKTGMVFQHFNLFPHLTVRKNLELAPKLVKKQDSKITADDCSLYLNKVGLSEKANSYPRELSGGQKQRVAIARALMMHPDILLFDEPTSALDPELTVEVLDTMKQLARDSMTMIVVTHEMSFAREVANKVIFMDQGVILEEGTPEQIFSHPTQPRTKEFLNSILKGQ from the coding sequence ATGATGCCTGTTTTAAAAGCAAAAAATCTAAAAAAATCTTTTGGCGATCTTTGCGTTCTCCGGGATATTTCCTTTGAAGTGGAAAAAGGAGAAGTTGTCGCTGTAATCGGACCATCCGGCGGTGGAAAATCTACGTTGCTTCGCTCACTGATCGACCTCGAAAAAATAGACGGCGGTTCTATCTGGATTGACGAAGATCCTTTAGTAGAAAATGGAGTTTACCGAAAACCTTCTGAAATTATGGCAGCAACGGAAAAAACCGGAATGGTTTTTCAGCATTTTAATCTTTTCCCTCATTTGACTGTTCGAAAGAATCTTGAACTTGCACCAAAGCTTGTGAAAAAACAGGATTCTAAAATCACTGCCGATGATTGTTCCCTGTATCTCAATAAAGTTGGGCTCTCGGAAAAAGCCAACAGCTATCCACGTGAACTTTCCGGCGGACAGAAGCAGCGGGTGGCGATTGCCCGTGCACTGATGATGCACCCCGATATTTTATTGTTTGACGAACCAACTTCTGCATTGGACCCGGAATTGACCGTTGAAGTACTCGACACCATGAAGCAGCTCGCCCGTGACAGTATGACCATGATCGTAGTCACTCACGAGATGAGCTTTGCAAGAGAAGTCGCAAATAAAGTGATCTTTATGGATCAAGGTGTGATTTTGGAAGAGGGAACTCCTGAACAGATTTTTTCCCATCCAACACAGCCTCGCACAAAAGAATTTTTAAATAGCATTCTCAAAGGACAATAA
- a CDS encoding HTH cro/C1-type domain-containing protein, with protein MEAILYCYDGEKPTFKLTADPEGNDDGGRPYDLPKGYHVEETKDGPQIIGELPCTLEEHNGKPVLVDRKNRKAYLLERSRRITQRREEMGMTRQELADALGVTLMEVYQWETYEVEVGTAILGRIAKVLDCETMDLIN; from the coding sequence ATGGAAGCTATATTATACTGTTATGACGGGGAAAAGCCGACTTTTAAACTGACTGCAGATCCGGAAGGAAATGATGATGGGGGAAGACCATATGATCTTCCAAAAGGATATCATGTGGAAGAGACAAAAGACGGACCTCAAATTATAGGAGAACTCCCCTGTACATTGGAAGAACATAATGGAAAGCCGGTTTTAGTAGACCGTAAAAATCGAAAGGCTTATCTTTTGGAGCGCAGCCGTCGGATTACGCAGCGGCGCGAAGAGATGGGAATGACCCGTCAGGAACTGGCAGATGCGCTGGGAGTTACGTTAATGGAAGTGTATCAGTGGGAGACCTATGAAGTAGAGGTCGGCACAGCTATTTTAGGACGTATTGCGAAAGTGCTTGATTGTGAGACGATGGATTTAATTAATTAA